Within Plasmodium vinckei vinckei genome assembly, chromosome: PVVCY_12, the genomic segment AAAAGAACTTTAGCTAGTATTAAGGGATATACATAAAtggagaaaaaaacaatgctcgtaaaaatatggaatatattacattttgcatattattattttattatcgttttgtatcatttatttttgtgcCGCAAAATcgattattattaataagtCAAGTTCAAAAAGGTTATAGTAAAATGTGCTGATAAAATGTGTGTAcgttcttttttttttttttttaaatataaaattataaagaaaaataatacatttagtatttttcattttatttacagatatattattttttttaatatttgtttaatgattatatgttatttgttttatttcccTAAACATGCATTACttgggaaaaaaaaatgacacCCTGAtcatattgttttattttctttgtgtatactatataaattttatctAGAGCTTTTGATATAGTAATTAAACTATATAAAGCTCTCTTTTTTTCAagtgtatgtatatataagtatGTAATTGTATTAACACATGTACATATAtcctatatatacataattttgaaatagAAAGATAAAAAGTGATGAAGTTGCTTGCACAATTCTTCATAAGCACATTAattctctttttttcttttttttcattgatttattatatgccTATATATACGAGCATcatttatgcatattaagTGTGTATATGTACATGCATAAAGGGGTAAGCAATATATATGCGTCTGTTTGGATGCCAAACTGCTATAAAGTCCCtcgttttttttcctttttttttttaaactgaACTATTTTCATTGTGGGACTTAGAAATatgttcatattatttgtaaatatatctaaaaaaatatataataaagcaATGGCGTATTAGTTAGCattgtacatatatatatgtgcatatacATACCTCTCTCCTGTTTTAGTTCCGTATTTCACTATTCCGTTGTGCCTGCCCtcatctatatttatatataccgATTAATTTTACAcacttttttatgtatacaaattttatgatatattttttagtttttatGTCAAAAGGTATGAACTAAAAAAGGgaaagaaaaacaaaaatagaTTTTTTCACAAGCATTAATAAGTTGGAAATGAGAAGCGAGTAACGATTTTGATCTTAAGGGAAAGACAGAAATTTACttactatttattattttctaatcTATTGTATAATATCGGTAACAAGCCattcattttaattaatgtGTGAATGGTAGTACCTAATCGAGTTTACAAataagaaagaaaaataaatacatacaGTAGTCAcatgattttataaaagacGGGAAATAGTATAATTATAGTGTCCATAAAATGAGTATAGGAAAAAAAACgcaatataatataaaggTGGACATACATGAAGTTAAAGATTTGAGTTTTCGAGAAAGtacaaatgaaaaagagaTAATACCTAATCCTtatattgaaataaaagttaatgatgaaacaaaatgtacagctaaaaaaaatcaagcAGTAAATgttgtatataatacatcatttaatttttctatgGATTTAACTGATTATGATTTTCAAAGAACAAGTGTAGAAGTGTGTgtattacataaatatacaattcAAAGTGCATTAATTGGAAAATGTTCTTTTAGtttaaattatgtatattcaAAGGTTCAACATTGGATATATAGAATATGGGTTAAATTACGAAATCCTGATTTACCTTTAGATGATGTAggatatttattaatatcgGTTGGAGTATATGGGCCTGGTGACTCGATACCGATTATAAATGATAGTATAAAGACAAATATGCATGACcatgaaatatatacaaataacaAAGGAATagatatacatataacCCATTATgatttatgtataaatatatttagagGACAAGACATcgaatttataaataatgctaatagtttatttcaaaataatttagaaCCATATGTTAGAGTAATACATAATGGGTttgaagaaaaaacaaaaattatacgAAATGACCCAAATCCTGTTTGGAATTTAAGTGTTCATTTACCTACATGTACACCTtgttatgataaaaatataattatagaaTTAATTAATGGAGAAACAAATGGTgttgttatatatagtattttacttgatttttttgaaatattaaaaagagAAATAGCTCCACGATggtttaatatttattataatcctcaaaattatatcttCCCAAGAAGTAGTATTTACtctcaaaatataaatcagAATTCTAGTAATCCTCATGCTTTTGGTAATAATCCAAATGTGAATAATAATCAGTCTGTTGCTGGTATTGGGAATACAATTAATAATGTTAGTACATTtggaaattatttattttctggGACAACTGCAgaaaaactttttaaaaatgctGCACAaggaataaatattaatgatatattagGTATAACAAAAGttcaaaatatgtttattaatGATAGTTTAAAAgaattttatctttatgGTGGTCGTATATTTCTAGGAGTAAATATTACAAAGATTCATGCTCCTGGTCCTATATGCATTAAATCAGCAAAAATAGAGCATGACCCACctaataaagaatatatattttgtgctgatatttatgaaatattagGAGTTGAAGGAAATAATAAGCAAGCAGAATGTGAACCTAATAATGTGAATAATATAACTGATGAAACTGGAATAAATGAGAGATCCAATTTTAATAGTAATGGGGATAGTATTATATGTGTATGTGGATTAGGACctcataaattaaaaactcCACCACTACTTCCAAACGAAGCAGGATCTTatgttttaaatgaaaGTGCTGGAAGAATAAATGAATTTCGTATATTTTTAccacaaaataataatgaacagatttatgatatatttctttatatatatgtaaaatcaaatatatcAGTTACCGATTGGATTACGAATAGAcggaatatatataatagtattTTAAATACAGAAGGGGAAGATggtgatataaataaaattcaaaagataaataaaatgagtTCAATTAATCAAATATCTGATGATATGTTTAATACAAACTctgaaattttaaataattatagaTTAAAAAGTTTTGTTAGGATaccatttaaatatttacttttaaatgaaaataagcCAAAATGGTTTTCAATGAAAAATGTTGAAACAGATGCACatgattataatatatcattttttgcaAATTTAATACCttgtaatttatataaaaaaagaccTAAAAGGTTAGAATATAAATTGTCacgatatttttttcgtgcTTTAATTTATGAAGGTTTACATTTTCCAGCTAAAGGATATAATGCATTTCCTGACCCgtacataaaaatagagATAGCTGGACAGACAATAAAAACAAGTACTATTTTACATACATTAAAtccaaattattatgagGCATATGAAGTTGAAGTTATATTACCAACAAATTTAAATCTTGCTCCAGATATATCAATAGAAGCATTTTCAgtaaataaatcatttctatataatgatgatattttattggGTTCATGTACATATCCTATTATGAAAGTTCCTATGGAATGGAAACGATCACCTATATGGATTAATTTGAAATCTTctcaatataaaaagtgtaAAGCAAAATTATTAGTTGCTTTTGAATTAGTACCATATGAAAAAGTAGTTAATGATGATCAATATCCATTTTATGATGATATAAGACCATCTACTTTACCTGGGCatgtttctttatttttagttgGTATTCGTATGTTTAAACCTTTGAAAGATCCATCTGTTACTGTTTGTTTTGGTCGAGATATAGATGATACATCTCAATTTTTATGGCATGAAACTACTAATAAAGTTATATCTGGAAAAGAAGGGAATtggaattttttaaaatatttttctcttgATGTAGCATTACCTAAACGTATGCAGCATCATAGTTTTTTAGAAGTTCGAGTGGAGGATAGAGGATCTAGTACTGGTTTTACGGGTGGGACAGCTAATGGGTATAATTCAATTAAtgctataaataatgataactTAGTAGGTACTGCTTATataaccctaaaccctctTCTTCCATGGTTATATGAATATGAGCAAAGGGAATGTATAGAATTGTTTAAACTACATTTATTGGAAGAGGTTTTAATTGAAGACGCGGAAAAAGCAAGgaaaacatataatagtgcattaatatataaaaaaagttcaATATTCtctaaaaaaatgtcaaatgatatatttgaaatacAAGGAACAGATGAAGAAAGAGATGAATatggtaataataatgttttcCATGCATTAtcattaaatatgttaGAAGAGAATCCATTTTTAGAATATGGTGATGAAGATGCAGAAGAACCAGAGGAAGGTGAAAATGGGTTCAAAAAAGGGATACATAAAATAGaagatataaatgaaacTAGAGATAGTGTAATAGAATtagaaaacaaaataaaatcaaatGATATTTCTAGTCCAAATGGAATAAACATAATGAATGAGTAtgacaaaatatatgatgtaaataatcaaaaaaaagaaattaaaaaaaaaaaaaaaaatcgaaaaaatataaataatgaatatgttCCTTATAATGATCCCGATTTTGCAAATGTTCGAATTGAAGACCCATTAGAACATGTATGTTTTACACAAAAATCAGGTGGATTGGATAATGATGTTGATATAACTGcatattcaaataataatggatctatttcaaatataaatgagaACCGCATGAACAAGCAATATGCATCTGCTAATACATTGGATAATACAGAAAATTGTGGAAAAACAATTTATGGGTTCAGTGAAGATATGttaaattttcaattatCATTAGCATATGATGATGATCATGATGAATTACAAAGAGAAGAGATGttatatgaatatgaaGTAGATATGgatataaatgatttaCCATATTTAAGGGCAACCATATTTAGATGCACTGATTCTGGAATACCAGAAGCAGTTggttatttaaaatatatatgtaatgtatatgatgaaaaaacaatgcataaaaaaaaagaaatggtTAAAGCATGTGATAACTTAGTAAGAGAATATAGATTAACACGAAATTTAGTAGTAAgagcatatattattcaagCAAGAGGTTTAAATCCGCCATCAGGAGCTACAGATATAACAACCTATGTATGGATTAAAAACAGTGATGAAATAACAAACATTCCAGGTGGTTTATCACATAATATTAAAGATACAggacatataaaaaaacaaggaTATAAACCTGAATTTAATAGATGTTATCAATTATTATGTTCATTTCCTGATGAATCAATAATACAAGTATGTGTAATGAATCAAGGTTCTATATCTGATGAAGTAATAggatatacatatatagataTGGAAGAtagatattttaataaaaaaataaaacaactAATGTTAGATGATATTATGCCAATAGAATTAAGATCATTGAAATTAGAAAATAGTACAATATCACATGGGTCATTAAGATGTTggtttgaaatatttacagAAGAATTTGCACATTTAAATCctgttaaaattttatgttcAAATGAACCAGATGATTATCAATTACGATTAGTTGTATGGAAAGTTTCTAACGTAGCTATGGATAATAATTCAACAGTTAGTCTCTTTGTTAGATGTATATATGCAGATGATGATTCAGAAGATATTAGAGATACAGATATACATtataatagtaaaaatgGTAAGGGTACATTTAATTGGAGATTTGTTTATAATGTCAAAATTCCTACAAATTCAACAACCCTTAAAGTTCAAATACATAATTATGCTCTTTTGTCATCAAATGAACCAATTGGTGAATCGTCTCTCGATTTATCATCTCATTTTTATCGAgctcgaaaaaaaaaaggtttCTACCACATTCCTAGGTATGCTTACTTTTGTTTTCCTGTGATTTGAGTGTGTCTTTtaattgaattttttttttcatttcattttgtggaaaattttatattataaaaacatttggtatatcatttttttcaaacttTGTCAGATTCTCTATTTCTTGTAAGCACCCAGCacataaaaacaaaattcgAGGAAATATAGAAATCGAAGCATGTATATTGCCAAAGAATGAAGCAGATGTGGGTCCTGTTGGAAATGGACGAGATGAGCCAAATAAAGATCCATTTTTACCACCCATAACAGAGAATAGAACTTATGTAGATTGGGTGACTATAAATGAAAAGTTAGGAGATGCAACTGCATCTATAATGCAAGGATTGAAATGGACAGGTATATTCATCATGTTTGATTGTATATGTTTAGTATCCAAATTGGTTGATGCTAATGTAGTAGTGATAAGTAGTaaagttatatataataaacttATAATTCTTTCCTTTCTTTTTAGGAGTATGGGTTATGGTTGCATTTGTTGTTATtggaattttatttataatgtttTTGTTAAAATGAGGATAGGATATGATATAATGAGTTGTATCTCATTAAGACATGGAGAATGAAATTGGTcatatcttttattttgcaTCTAACAGAATcatgaatttattttaaatagtgCTCAAGCAagtttcataaaaaaaaaaaaaaaaagattacTAATagatgtaaaaaaatttgaaataatcaatttgatttaattttctattttcaagtatatgaaaatttttcaaaacacATTCATCTAGATATGAAACTTTTTTAACTAAgttccatatatttttataaatagatTGATATTCTGTATATTCATGTTTAATAgtgtatatatgaattGCATGTTCACACAAGTCGTTTAAAATATGTcctaaattttttttataaaatattattttagttATTTGTTCCGTTTTATCTGATTCAtttgattttatattttcataataatatccattatctaatgaaaatgtaacaacttttataagtttatcgattttattataaagaataaataattcatttttacttttaaatatttttgtatctcgtaaaaagtatatatacgATGAAAGTATGTGTATTTGGCTAGTTAAAGGAATCATAGGAGTCCTACCTATCATATGACCAGTTGTCAGGGATATATCCTGATTATGTTGTATATCATTTGGTATTATTAAATCGGttgcttttttatataacatatttgctttatttatatttttcatatcataatcataatattcagctaaatgaaatattgtGAGAATATCTTTATcccattttatttcatcttcCAGTTTGTCATCATTGGTGTCATTGGTTTTAGGATGgttaaaaattttgttttctatataattatataaaagggatgctattttataattttgtaatatatcTAAATTCGTTCTTGCAACTTCAGCTATATGAATTGCACATTTATTATCTGTTTTTATACATCTAGATATCCATGGCATAAAATATGAGATGTCAGCATATTTTGATTCTTCAATTGGTTGATACGGTTCATTATCTTCAATAACTTTTGAagtaaattttataacactatattttccatttctATATAAAGTTTTATAATTGGTATCATCATATATTACTTTTTGGCAAAATcggatattttttttatttgtgcATCTAGAATAATTAGAATCTATTTGATCCGCTAAATTAAATGGGCCCATTCCCCCATTTATAGATGCAcatctataaatattactaataatataacgaattttatatttttcataataatatttttttgcatcAACAAAAGGTATACAACTAGCTAGCATGTAATAATCTTGAACCCGTTTTCGTAATCCTACATCTTCATATTGTGGATGTAAAatcattttaaaattggTTGTTGATCTTAAAAAACTCGATGTAGGTATATCAGCTAATATTGGTTCCCcctcttttatatttattttcaaccAACTAATTAaatctaaattattttgcaAATTTGATGGTTCGTttcttataatatttatgtattcatatttcggaaaatatttcataaatGGATATATCCATTCATAGATGCaaattatatgtatcaTGATTTTTGCCGCTTTTCTCAGTTTTCTggaaaaaaagtaaatatatcatatgtcggtgcaataaaaaaaatgtatatccatattgaaatggatatataatttaagctagctatataaattaaagagatttttgtaatttacCTGACTAAAGGAAAAGAAGGACtagcaataataaaaattatattatttaaaaaagtagGGGATCCAACCAAAGATGAAATGACACATAAAAGAGGCAATGCTAAGACACGAAGTCTAGCTATTATTAACATaaggaatataaaaaatatagcttgtattaataaaaaaataaaatttggtgtaataaattcattaaattttattgtgtctttttttatatatttcgattttaaatatatgattatataaaaactatatataattacaaatataatagaaTAATCAAATAAAGCTGTTTcttttatcatattaaacatattttttgaaaatggtTTAAACTCTCCTCCTCCACTATATATCATTGTATCAAAATTATGGTTTCCTATATTTAATCTGActtttaataatgaaagAACATGTGAATCAtcttttgttttgtttattataagtatacgtaaaaatagaaatataaatactgatataaatccattttttaacataaatttaattttttttaatatattaaagttggttatattattttcatctatttttattttgtcttttttaaataaattattttgaatttcATTCATCCCTTCTACTATTTTGTTAGTCATATTTGtgtttgaattatttttaaaaatgttcatTGACATACTAATTAAggatttatcttttttgttagtttctttatttttaattggCTTTAATTTTTGATCTTTAAAtgctatattattttctgtGTTTATAATATCACTATATATGATTGTTACTAGAATTGAAACAAGGACATATGggaaatatgtatataacatatatcTTGGAAATAAAGTAACTACTaaagataatatataagaCAAGCCAAAAACAATTAATATGTTTtcaaattctttttttatttcatatccCAATAAATAAACTATAAAAAGACTAACAATATTGGTTagcaaaatgaaaacaGAAAATTGCCatgttattaaaaaaaaaaagccaTAAAAAAGTAGGGGCACATAGTTTAAAGCTGATATCTGTTGAagaggaaaaaaataaaggaatGGTAtgtcaaataaaatatatcgaTATAAAACAGATAAGGTATCATATCCTTTCTTACCTTCTTTTCTCTgagaataatatatatatgtaaaataatcCCCCACATATAAACAGAAG encodes:
- a CDS encoding C-mannosyltransferase, putative, which encodes MNCVEIMTSKKYHYTQRNDDRSEYPNRINALQRFNIYPEIVLGTIWRLLKLETLFATPYNFYVYAGINKKNSKDVFYNETSWIFFERKFCFCLYVGDYFTYIYYSQRKEGKKGYDTLSVLYRYILFDIPFLYFFPLQQISALNYVPLLFYGFFFLITWQFSVFILLTNIVSLFIVYLLGYEIKKEFENILIVFGLSYILSLVVTLFPRYMLYTYFPYVLVSILVTIIYSDIINTENNIAFKDQKLKPIKNKETNKKDKSLISMSMNIFKNNSNTNMTNKIVEGMNEIQNNLFKKDKIKIDENNITNFNILKKIKFMLKNGFISVFIFLFLRILIINKTKDDSHVLSLLKVRLNIGNHNFDTMIYSGGGEFKPFSKNMFNMIKETALFDYSIIFVIIYSFYIIIYLKSKYIKKDTIKFNEFITPNFIFLLIQAIFFIFLMLIIARLRVLALPLLCVISSLVGSPTFLNNIIFIIASPSFPLVRKLRKAAKIMIHIICIYEWIYPFMKYFPKYEYINIIRNEPSNLQNNLDLISWLKINIKEGEPILADIPTSSFLRSTTNFKMILHPQYEDVGLRKRVQDYYMLASCIPFVDAKKYYYEKYKIRYIISNIYRCASINGGMGPFNLADQIDSNYSRCTNKKNIRFCQKVIYDDTNYKTLYRNGKYSVIKFTSKVIEDNEPYQPIEESKYADISYFMPWISRCIKTDNKCAIHIAEVARTNLDILQNYKIASLLYNYIENKIFNHPKTNDTNDDKLEDEIKWDKDILTIFHLAEYYDYDMKNINKANMLYKKATDLIIPNDIQHNQDISLTTGHMIGRTPMIPLTSQIHILSSYIYFLRDTKIFKSKNELFILYNKIDKLIKVVTFSLDNGYYYENIKSNESDKTEQITKIIFYKKNLGHILNDLCEHAIHIYTIKHEYTEYQSIYKNIWNLVKKVSYLDECVLKNFHILENRKLNQIDYFKFFYIY
- a CDS encoding ferlin, putative; this translates as MSIGKKTQYNIKVDIHEVKDLSFRESTNEKEIIPNPYIEIKVNDETKCTAKKNQAVNVVYNTSFNFSMDLTDYDFQRTSVEVCVLHKYTIQSALIGKCSFSLNYVYSKVQHWIYRIWVKLRNPDLPLDDVGYLLISVGVYGPGDSIPIINDSIKTNMHDHEIYTNNKGIDIHITHYDLCINIFRGQDIEFINNANSLFQNNLEPYVRVIHNGFEEKTKIIRNDPNPVWNLSVHLPTCTPCYDKNIIIELINGETNGVVIYSILLDFFEILKREIAPRWFNIYYNPQNYIFPRSSIYSQNINQNSSNPHAFGNNPNVNNNQSVAGIGNTINNVSTFGNYLFSGTTAEKLFKNAAQGININDILGITKVQNMFINDSLKEFYLYGGRIFLGVNITKIHAPGPICIKSAKIEHDPPNKEYIFCADIYEILGVEGNNKQAECEPNNVNNITDETGINERSNFNSNGDSIICVCGLGPHKLKTPPLLPNEAGSYVLNESAGRINEFRIFLPQNNNEQIYDIFLYIYVKSNISVTDWITNRRNIYNSILNTEGEDGDINKIQKINKMSSINQISDDMFNTNSEILNNYRLKSFVRIPFKYLLLNENKPKWFSMKNVETDAHDYNISFFANLIPCNLYKKRPKRLEYKLSRYFFRALIYEGLHFPAKGYNAFPDPYIKIEIAGQTIKTSTILHTLNPNYYEAYEVEVILPTNLNLAPDISIEAFSVNKSFLYNDDILLGSCTYPIMKVPMEWKRSPIWINLKSSQYKKCKAKLLVAFELVPYEKVVNDDQYPFYDDIRPSTLPGHVSLFLVGIRMFKPLKDPSVTVCFGRDIDDTSQFLWHETTNKVISGKEGNWNFLKYFSLDVALPKRMQHHSFLEVRVEDRGSSTGFTGGTANGYNSINAINNDNLVGTAYITLNPLLPWLYEYEQRECIELFKLHLLEEVLIEDAEKARKTYNSALIYKKSSIFSKKMSNDIFEIQGTDEERDEYGNNNVFHALSLNMLEENPFLEYGDEDAEEPEEGENGFKKGIHKIEDINETRDSVIELENKIKSNDISSPNGINIMNEYDKIYDVNNQKKEIKKKKKNRKNINNEYVPYNDPDFANVRIEDPLEHVCFTQKSGGLDNDVDITAYSNNNGSISNINENRMNKQYASANTLDNTENCGKTIYGFSEDMLNFQLSLAYDDDHDELQREEMLYEYEVDMDINDLPYLRATIFRCTDSGIPEAVGYLKYICNVYDEKTMHKKKEMVKACDNLVREYRLTRNLVVRAYIIQARGLNPPSGATDITTYVWIKNSDEITNIPGGLSHNIKDTGHIKKQGYKPEFNRCYQLLCSFPDESIIQVCVMNQGSISDEVIGYTYIDMEDRYFNKKIKQLMLDDIMPIELRSLKLENSTISHGSLRCWFEIFTEEFAHLNPVKILCSNEPDDYQLRLVVWKVSNVAMDNNSTVSLFVRCIYADDDSEDIRDTDIHYNSKNGKGTFNWRFVYNVKIPTNSTTLKVQIHNYALLSSNEPIGESSLDLSSHFYRARKKKGFYHIPRFSISCKHPAHKNKIRGNIEIEACILPKNEADVGPVGNGRDEPNKDPFLPPITENRTYVDWVTINEKLGDATASIMQGLKWTGVWVMVAFVVIGILFIMFLLK